Proteins encoded together in one Verrucomicrobiota bacterium window:
- a CDS encoding citramalate synthase: MNPAVEIYDTTLRDGSQGEGINFSVADKLRLAERLDAFGIHYIEGGWPGSNPKDIEFFAQAKRRRFRNARLAAFGSTRRKGVRVERDEQVRLLLDAGTKVVTIFGKTSMLHVKEVLRCSPDENLGMIADTVRFLKDHGKFVIYDAEHCFDGYKLDRDYAIATWRAAEKAGADVVVLCDTNGGCLPTDIAAVTRDAIGNLTCKVGIHSHDDIGVGVANALASIETGATHVQGTINGYGERTGNCNLTSVLPCLQLKMRLRCLPDASMRKLKDLSQFVDEVANLRHNPRQPWVGPTAFAHKGGTHVNAVQKVAASYEHIDPALVGNARTVLISDLAGRSNIVLKARELGLKLTNDTPELRQILDTIKQREHEGFEYEAAEASLALLIRGILDHKPQLLFTVDAYHVSMRRDAKESVCEATVRVRVGDVVHHTVSEGDGPVNALDGALRTALAKSFPQLKRVTLTDYKVRILDGVAGTGAKTRVLITSTDGRREWGTVGVSENIIEASLQALVDSMEFALLKK; this comes from the coding sequence ATGAATCCGGCAGTCGAAATCTACGACACGACCCTGCGCGATGGCTCGCAGGGCGAGGGCATCAACTTCTCAGTCGCGGACAAGCTCCGCCTCGCCGAGCGCCTTGACGCCTTCGGCATTCACTACATCGAGGGCGGCTGGCCCGGCAGCAACCCGAAGGACATCGAGTTTTTCGCGCAGGCGAAGCGCCGCAGATTCCGCAACGCGAGGCTCGCCGCGTTCGGCTCCACGCGCCGCAAGGGCGTGAGGGTCGAGCGCGACGAACAGGTGCGCCTGCTGCTCGACGCGGGCACGAAGGTCGTTACGATCTTCGGCAAGACGTCGATGCTGCACGTGAAGGAAGTGCTGCGCTGCTCGCCCGACGAAAACCTCGGCATGATCGCCGACACCGTGCGCTTCTTGAAAGACCACGGGAAGTTCGTCATCTACGATGCGGAGCATTGCTTCGACGGCTACAAACTCGACCGCGATTACGCCATCGCGACGTGGCGGGCCGCGGAGAAGGCCGGTGCGGACGTGGTCGTCCTGTGCGACACGAACGGTGGCTGTCTTCCAACCGACATCGCCGCAGTCACGCGCGACGCGATAGGCAACCTGACCTGCAAGGTTGGCATCCACTCGCACGACGACATCGGCGTGGGCGTGGCCAACGCGCTCGCGTCCATCGAAACCGGTGCGACGCACGTGCAGGGCACCATCAACGGCTACGGCGAGCGCACGGGCAATTGCAACCTCACGAGTGTGCTGCCGTGCCTGCAACTCAAGATGAGATTGCGCTGCCTGCCCGACGCCTCGATGCGCAAGCTCAAGGACTTGTCGCAGTTCGTGGACGAGGTCGCCAACCTCCGCCACAACCCGCGCCAGCCGTGGGTCGGCCCGACGGCCTTTGCGCACAAGGGCGGCACGCACGTGAACGCCGTGCAAAAGGTCGCCGCGAGTTACGAGCACATTGACCCCGCGCTCGTCGGCAATGCGCGCACCGTGCTCATCAGCGACCTTGCCGGCCGCAGCAACATCGTCCTCAAGGCGCGCGAGCTCGGCCTCAAGCTCACGAACGACACGCCCGAACTGCGGCAGATTCTCGACACCATCAAGCAGCGCGAACACGAGGGCTTCGAATACGAGGCCGCCGAGGCTTCCCTTGCGCTGCTCATCCGCGGCATCCTCGATCACAAGCCCCAATTGCTCTTCACCGTGGACGCCTACCACGTCTCGATGCGCCGCGACGCAAAGGAATCCGTGTGCGAAGCGACGGTGAGGGTGCGCGTCGGCGACGTGGTGCATCATACGGTCTCCGAGGGCGACGGCCCGGTGAACGCGCTCGACGGCGCGCTCCGCACCGCGCTGGCGAAGTCTTTTCCGCAGCTCAAGCGCGTGACGCTGACCGACTACAAGGTCCGCATCCTCGACGGGGTGGCCGGCACCGGCGCGAAGACCCGCGTGCTCATCACCTCCACCGACGGCCGGCGCGAGTGGGGCACCGTGGGCGTGAGCGAGAACATCATCGAGGCAAGCCTGCAAGCGCTCGTGGACTCGATGGAGTTCGCGCTGCTGAAGAAGTGA
- a CDS encoding undecaprenyl/decaprenyl-phosphate alpha-N-acetylglucosaminyl 1-phosphate transferase: protein MNFPVGAYLLAFVGAFAATLASMPLWRAWSLRAGLVDDPGHRKGHDQPTSLAGGLAVFTGLVIPLLGAFVVVKAGWLGAETALSGRLEHGFERRAVQLAAIFAGALGMLVLGWLDDKHELRARTKFAGQFAIAALVAAAGVRITLFVPSVAFSYAVTILWIVTLANAMNFLDNMNGLCGGLGVIAAACLGAIAAIHGQYLVALLAFLVSGALLGFLPFNFPKASVFIGDSGAHLVGYLLAVLAILPHFYSAGSPRPLAVLSPLLVLAVPLGDLVCVVWIRARARMPFWIGDTNHISHRLVRRGLGKAKAVAVVWALGALGGLAAIALNW from the coding sequence ATGAACTTTCCCGTCGGCGCTTATTTGCTCGCGTTCGTCGGCGCCTTCGCCGCGACGCTCGCGTCCATGCCGCTGTGGCGCGCGTGGAGTCTGCGCGCGGGCCTCGTGGATGACCCCGGGCACCGGAAAGGGCACGACCAGCCCACGTCGCTGGCAGGCGGGCTGGCGGTGTTCACGGGATTGGTGATCCCGCTGCTTGGCGCGTTTGTGGTGGTGAAGGCGGGCTGGCTGGGCGCGGAAACCGCCTTGTCCGGAAGGCTCGAGCACGGTTTCGAGCGGCGCGCGGTCCAGCTTGCGGCGATCTTCGCGGGCGCGCTCGGAATGCTCGTGCTCGGCTGGCTGGATGACAAACACGAGCTTCGGGCGCGGACGAAGTTCGCGGGGCAGTTCGCCATCGCCGCGCTGGTCGCGGCGGCGGGCGTGCGGATTACGCTGTTCGTGCCGAGCGTGGCGTTCAGCTACGCCGTCACCATCCTGTGGATCGTCACGCTGGCGAACGCGATGAACTTCCTCGACAACATGAACGGCCTTTGCGGCGGGCTGGGCGTGATCGCGGCGGCCTGCCTCGGCGCGATCGCGGCGATACACGGGCAGTATCTGGTGGCGTTGCTCGCGTTCCTCGTGAGCGGCGCGCTGCTCGGATTTCTCCCGTTCAACTTCCCGAAGGCGAGCGTCTTCATCGGCGACTCGGGCGCGCACCTCGTCGGCTACCTGCTCGCGGTGCTGGCCATTCTGCCGCACTTCTACTCGGCGGGATCGCCGCGGCCGCTCGCCGTGCTCTCGCCGTTGCTGGTGCTCGCGGTGCCGCTCGGCGATTTGGTGTGCGTGGTCTGGATTCGCGCGCGCGCGCGCATGCCGTTCTGGATTGGCGACACAAACCACATCTCTCACCGGCTCGTGCGGCGCGGCTTGGGCAAGGCGAAGGCGGTGGCCGTGGTGTGGGCGCTCGGAGCGCTCGGCGGGCTCGCGGCGATCGCGTTGAACTGGTGA
- a CDS encoding DUF2920 family protein produces the protein MKSGLKLDTMRAHFPSRNGVVPRVASGFALAVALVIHAAEPVWPKLPERDGPVMIPAQEWPARPGPREVRVLVHYPGGARANVGPRTGVFLTLHNWGGTDCVGTASPQSLAREFDVIAVCVNYLQSGKKESMDDREPYDFGWLQGLDALRALWFVFSELDSAKVPFARGRIFATGGSGGGNVTLMANKLAPRTFACVVDMCGMKKLSDDIAFNIPGGSSLDARWSRDPASASFLAPGAQEIRFAGHPAHLAEMKRLGNRTKIISVHGDEDTTCPFADAIELAANMKRAGLDFTAEWVTKARLDGKVFTSAGHSLGNRTLIPGHVAGRWLLTTSPEAVERRTPSDFERRDEVRYVTGDGVFVVSYARGFPVGRFEPAAPPPAYTNHFALLQVAGTDGGMFTAKSAGDWEARRRHTLAHMERVMGSLPNPATRVPLDVKVYEEVTLEGGLVRRKLSFQSDVSDRVAAYLFLPGTDVGARMPAVLCLQQTTQAGKAEPAGLAGDPTLHYALHLARRGFVTLAPDYPGFGDSKFDFASGSGRHYASGSIKAVWDNVRAVDLLESLPGVDAERIGVIGHSLGGHNAIFTAAFEPRLRVVVSSCGFTTFTKDDMPSWSGPRYMPRIGTLFGNDPAKVPFDFPEVVAALAPRPFLACAAEFDNDFDAGGVREVMAAARAIYALHRADGNIDARYPRTPHSFPEEARQAAYEFLDRHLGKR, from the coding sequence ATGAAGTCTGGTCTGAAATTGGACACGATGCGCGCGCACTTTCCTTCCCGCAACGGAGTCGTGCCCCGCGTTGCCTCCGGGTTCGCCCTTGCCGTGGCGCTGGTGATTCACGCGGCCGAACCCGTCTGGCCAAAGCTCCCCGAGCGCGACGGGCCCGTGATGATCCCCGCGCAGGAATGGCCCGCGCGGCCCGGGCCGCGCGAGGTCCGCGTGCTCGTGCATTATCCCGGCGGCGCGCGCGCCAACGTCGGCCCCCGCACCGGCGTCTTCCTCACGCTGCACAATTGGGGCGGGACGGACTGCGTCGGCACCGCGAGCCCGCAGTCGCTCGCGCGGGAGTTCGACGTGATCGCGGTCTGCGTGAACTACCTCCAGAGCGGAAAGAAGGAGTCCATGGACGACCGCGAGCCTTACGACTTCGGCTGGCTTCAAGGGCTCGACGCGCTGCGGGCGCTGTGGTTCGTGTTCAGCGAGCTCGATTCCGCGAAGGTTCCGTTCGCGCGCGGCCGCATATTCGCCACGGGCGGATCCGGCGGCGGCAACGTCACGCTCATGGCGAACAAGCTCGCGCCGCGCACGTTCGCATGTGTCGTGGACATGTGCGGGATGAAGAAACTGAGCGACGACATCGCGTTCAACATCCCCGGCGGCAGCTCACTCGATGCGCGTTGGAGCCGCGATCCGGCGAGCGCAAGCTTCCTCGCGCCCGGCGCGCAGGAGATTCGATTCGCCGGCCATCCGGCGCACCTCGCGGAGATGAAGCGGCTCGGCAACAGGACGAAAATCATCTCGGTGCACGGAGACGAGGACACGACGTGCCCCTTTGCGGACGCGATCGAACTGGCCGCGAACATGAAGCGCGCGGGCCTGGATTTCACCGCCGAGTGGGTGACGAAGGCGCGGCTCGACGGCAAGGTCTTCACCAGCGCGGGCCACTCGCTGGGGAATCGCACGCTGATCCCCGGCCATGTCGCGGGCCGTTGGTTGCTCACCACGAGCCCCGAGGCGGTCGAGCGACGGACGCCTTCCGATTTCGAGCGCCGTGATGAAGTGCGCTACGTGACGGGCGACGGCGTTTTCGTCGTGAGTTACGCGCGTGGATTTCCAGTCGGCCGGTTCGAGCCGGCGGCGCCGCCGCCGGCTTACACGAATCACTTCGCGCTCCTTCAAGTCGCCGGGACTGACGGGGGGATGTTCACCGCGAAGTCCGCAGGCGACTGGGAGGCGCGGCGTCGGCACACGCTCGCCCACATGGAACGGGTGATGGGGTCCTTGCCCAACCCCGCCACGCGCGTGCCGCTCGACGTGAAAGTTTACGAGGAAGTGACGCTCGAAGGCGGACTCGTCCGGCGCAAGCTGAGCTTTCAAAGCGACGTGTCCGACCGTGTGGCCGCGTATCTGTTCCTCCCGGGAACCGACGTTGGCGCGAGGATGCCGGCTGTCCTTTGCCTGCAACAGACCACGCAGGCCGGCAAGGCCGAACCGGCCGGTCTTGCGGGTGATCCCACCTTGCACTACGCGCTGCACCTCGCACGCCGCGGTTTTGTGACGCTCGCGCCCGACTACCCCGGCTTCGGTGATTCCAAATTCGATTTTGCGTCCGGATCGGGCCGTCATTACGCCAGCGGATCGATCAAGGCCGTCTGGGACAACGTGCGCGCGGTGGACCTGCTTGAGTCCCTCCCTGGTGTGGACGCAGAGCGCATCGGCGTGATCGGTCACTCGCTGGGCGGGCACAACGCCATTTTCACGGCCGCGTTTGAACCGCGCCTGCGGGTGGTCGTGTCCAGTTGCGGCTTCACCACATTCACCAAGGACGACATGCCGAGCTGGTCGGGTCCGCGCTACATGCCGCGCATCGGGACCCTGTTCGGCAACGATCCGGCGAAGGTGCCGTTTGATTTTCCGGAGGTGGTGGCTGCGCTGGCGCCGCGCCCGTTCCTGGCCTGTGCTGCGGAGTTTGACAATGATTTCGACGCCGGAGGTGTGCGCGAAGTGATGGCGGCGGCGCGCGCGATTTACGCGTTGCACCGAGCCGATGGAAACATCGACGCTCGGTATCCGAGGACACCACATTCCTTCCCGGAGGAGGCGCGTCAGGCGGCGTATGAGTTTCTCGACCGGCACCTAGGGAAACGATGA
- a CDS encoding SIS domain-containing protein — protein MNDWVSNYVTAQKAALDSIPQEAVVALIGRLRAAWREDRQLFVFGNGGSAANASHFATDLGKGSSDKLGRRFRVLSLNDNVSWLTALGNDYAYDEVFSRQLMNYGRAGDVAMTLSVSGSSPNCVKAIEWANANGLHTVALVGAKRGKLAEIAKETIVVRDGHYGRAEDAQMGICHMLCYAFMELPELGR, from the coding sequence GTGAACGACTGGGTTTCAAACTACGTAACGGCTCAGAAGGCGGCGCTGGACTCCATCCCGCAGGAGGCGGTGGTGGCATTGATCGGGCGGTTGCGCGCGGCGTGGCGGGAGGATCGCCAGCTTTTTGTGTTTGGCAACGGGGGCAGCGCGGCGAATGCGTCGCACTTCGCCACCGATCTGGGCAAGGGTTCGTCGGACAAGCTGGGCAGGCGGTTTCGCGTGCTTTCGCTCAACGACAATGTGAGTTGGTTGACGGCGCTGGGCAATGATTACGCCTATGATGAGGTGTTCTCACGCCAGTTAATGAATTACGGGCGTGCGGGCGACGTGGCGATGACGTTGAGTGTGAGCGGGAGTTCGCCGAATTGTGTGAAGGCCATCGAGTGGGCGAATGCGAACGGGTTGCACACGGTCGCGCTCGTCGGTGCCAAGCGCGGCAAGCTTGCGGAAATCGCGAAGGAGACGATCGTCGTCCGGGACGGGCACTACGGCCGCGCGGAGGACGCACAGATGGGCATCTGCCACATGCTCTGCTACGCGTTCATGGAGTTGCCGGAGTTGGGGCGGTAG
- a CDS encoding tetratricopeptide repeat protein, which produces MVSTFIVARMEERSTSPAGFVCARLPWILGAAALALYLATLSPWVTFASLPVVATVTGWNWWEPTLVKPLFHLVSAPVRWLPPGAQPLALNVLAAVCAALTLALLARSVAIFPCDRTREQRQRARNEHALLDVRLRWIPPVLAVAVLGFQFTFWEHATAATGEMLGLLIFVALVRCLLEFRLTRKDSWLFQFALLYGLGAADNYALVGFFPLALGALVVLKGRAVLDGRFLQTMLGCGLPGLLLYLIPPWLILRDPDNVGTFLELIRIELGTQKNQLLGFPRSRALLLALVTVVPALLMTVRWSTASGDTSAAGTAITGLLLRVVQAVFLAVGVWVAFDPDFGTRALGLGVPFLTFSLLGALAVGNFAGHFLLLVASPDGQGSWRKEALPLRALNHLCAAAVCVAVVAVPLMLAQRNLGDLRAQNGLALRDFAGMGAAVLPQGAVLLSDRPDLLMLQAAVADPRAAAPVLVDMRWLPRVSYHRKLARKHPGLWPEVAAAVPRTNSLSAVEWTQRLGAVSAKQPLLYLHPCWATPLLETHHLVPRGVVFDLRPYAPGVMTPPPATAEEIAANQALWKAAMPGFAALRRAPSGKSVAGPALGGFYSAALNFWGVELQRAAALETAGQAFAACVQLNTNPAARLNLGVNEALRAGKPVGTNFTARSSELIRESGAWISLFTAHGPVDEPELAFQLGRAFQSTALQRQALHQLARARALHPGSFAVRYTIAESLLQAHRTDAVDAELRALRASAEFRGEVAANEAMLLRLDGLAQLQRTNFTAAEALLARARTLQPRNTAVLESLFQVQMFANQLTNAAATLETLLQVTPDDVRALSNLGSLFARLNLPERALTALDRALAIQPSNVNALINRGLVHFTAGRLDAAGRDYAELARIAPAMPAGHFGLAEIALKRDQPAAARRHFERGIQVASPGAPDAVRATERLKQLQATGK; this is translated from the coding sequence ATGGTCTCAACTTTCATCGTCGCACGCATGGAAGAGCGCTCCACATCGCCCGCCGGATTTGTCTGCGCGCGACTGCCGTGGATTCTCGGTGCGGCCGCGCTGGCGCTGTATCTGGCGACGCTCTCGCCTTGGGTCACATTCGCCAGCCTGCCCGTGGTCGCAACGGTGACGGGTTGGAACTGGTGGGAACCCACGCTGGTCAAGCCGCTCTTCCACCTGGTCTCCGCCCCGGTTCGCTGGCTGCCGCCGGGTGCGCAACCCCTCGCGCTCAATGTCCTTGCCGCGGTTTGCGCGGCGCTCACGCTCGCGTTGCTGGCGCGGTCGGTCGCCATCTTCCCCTGCGACCGCACGCGCGAACAGCGGCAGCGCGCGCGCAACGAGCACGCCTTGCTCGACGTCCGGCTGCGCTGGATTCCGCCCGTGCTCGCGGTCGCGGTGCTCGGTTTTCAATTCACGTTCTGGGAACACGCGACCGCCGCGACGGGCGAGATGCTGGGCCTGCTGATCTTCGTCGCGCTTGTCCGGTGCCTGCTGGAGTTCCGGCTCACGCGGAAGGATTCGTGGCTGTTCCAGTTTGCCCTGCTTTACGGGTTAGGCGCGGCCGACAACTACGCGCTGGTCGGTTTTTTCCCGCTCGCGCTCGGGGCGCTCGTCGTGCTGAAGGGGCGCGCCGTGCTCGACGGCCGATTCCTGCAGACGATGCTCGGCTGCGGACTGCCGGGGTTGTTGCTCTACCTGATCCCGCCGTGGTTGATCCTGCGCGACCCGGACAACGTCGGGACATTTCTTGAGTTGATTCGCATCGAGCTCGGCACGCAAAAGAACCAGTTGCTCGGTTTCCCGCGGTCGCGCGCGTTGCTGCTTGCGCTTGTGACGGTCGTGCCGGCGCTGTTGATGACCGTGCGGTGGTCCACGGCCTCGGGCGACACGAGCGCCGCGGGCACGGCGATCACGGGCTTGCTCCTGCGTGTCGTGCAGGCGGTGTTCCTGGCGGTCGGCGTGTGGGTGGCGTTTGATCCGGATTTCGGCACCCGCGCGCTGGGGCTTGGAGTTCCGTTTTTGACTTTCTCGCTGCTGGGCGCGCTCGCCGTCGGGAACTTTGCCGGGCATTTCCTGCTGCTCGTCGCGAGCCCGGACGGCCAGGGTTCGTGGCGCAAGGAAGCGCTGCCGCTTCGCGCGCTCAACCATCTTTGCGCCGCCGCCGTGTGCGTGGCGGTCGTCGCCGTGCCCCTGATGCTCGCGCAGCGAAACCTCGGCGACCTCCGCGCACAGAACGGGCTCGCGCTTCGCGACTTCGCCGGGATGGGCGCCGCCGTGCTGCCGCAAGGCGCCGTGCTGCTCAGCGACCGGCCGGACCTGCTGATGTTGCAGGCTGCGGTCGCCGACCCGCGCGCAGCGGCGCCGGTGTTGGTGGACATGCGCTGGCTGCCGCGCGTTTCGTATCATCGCAAACTTGCGCGAAAACACCCCGGCCTGTGGCCCGAGGTCGCGGCTGCCGTGCCCCGGACAAACTCGTTGTCAGCCGTGGAGTGGACGCAGCGGCTCGGCGCCGTCAGCGCGAAGCAGCCCCTGCTCTATCTCCACCCGTGCTGGGCCACGCCGTTGCTCGAGACGCACCATCTCGTCCCGCGCGGCGTCGTGTTCGACTTGCGCCCCTACGCGCCCGGCGTGATGACCCCGCCGCCCGCCACTGCGGAGGAAATCGCCGCGAACCAAGCCTTGTGGAAAGCCGCGATGCCGGGGTTCGCCGCGCTGCGCCGCGCGCCGTCCGGCAAGTCGGTCGCTGGCCCCGCGCTGGGAGGCTTCTACTCCGCCGCGCTCAACTTCTGGGGCGTGGAATTGCAACGCGCCGCCGCCCTCGAAACCGCCGGGCAGGCCTTCGCCGCCTGCGTGCAGCTCAACACCAACCCGGCGGCGCGGCTGAATCTGGGGGTCAACGAGGCGCTGCGCGCCGGCAAGCCCGTCGGCACGAACTTCACCGCAAGATCCTCCGAACTCATCCGCGAAAGCGGCGCGTGGATCTCACTCTTCACCGCCCACGGCCCCGTGGACGAGCCCGAGCTCGCCTTCCAACTTGGCCGCGCCTTTCAATCCACCGCCCTCCAACGGCAGGCCCTCCACCAACTTGCCCGCGCACGGGCGCTCCACCCGGGGAGCTTCGCCGTCCGCTACACCATCGCCGAGTCCCTGCTGCAGGCGCATCGCACGGACGCGGTCGATGCCGAACTCCGCGCGCTCCGCGCCTCGGCAGAGTTTCGCGGCGAGGTGGCCGCGAACGAGGCGATGCTGCTCCGCCTCGACGGGCTCGCGCAATTGCAGCGCACCAACTTTACAGCCGCCGAGGCGCTGCTCGCCCGCGCGCGGACCTTGCAACCGCGGAATACGGCCGTGCTGGAATCGCTCTTCCAGGTGCAGATGTTTGCCAACCAGCTCACCAACGCCGCGGCCACGCTCGAGACGCTCCTGCAAGTCACCCCCGACGACGTCCGGGCGCTCTCGAATCTCGGCTCGCTCTTCGCCCGGTTAAACCTGCCTGAACGCGCCCTCACGGCCCTCGACCGCGCGCTCGCCATCCAACCCTCAAATGTCAACGCACTCATCAACCGCGGCCTCGTTCACTTCACGGCCGGCCGCCTCGATGCCGCCGGGCGCGACTACGCCGAGCTTGCGCGAATAGCGCCCGCGATGCCGGCGGGGCACTTCGGCCTGGCGGAGATTGCGCTCAAGCGCGACCAGCCCGCGGCCGCGCGCCGGCATTTTGAGCGCGGGATCCAGGTCGCTTCACCCGGCGCGCCCGACGCCGTCCGCGCCACCGAACGCCTCAAACAGCTCCAAGCCACCGGCAAATGA
- a CDS encoding glycosyltransferase family 4 protein — protein sequence MRVTHVITRLILGGAQENTLASVLGLRAKPGLDVRLISGPTTGPEGSLESQASAVPGLLTLVPELVRPVSPASDWLALRHLTNIFRETKPDIVHTHSGKAGILGRSAARRAGVPVIIHTIHGPSFGPWQGAFANLAFKSAERYAARATTHFVSVADAMSRQYLAAGIGRPEQFTRIVSGFDLAPFLAATNDPRLRARLGLAPGDFVVGMIARLTELKGHDDLFDLAPGLLARCPRVKLLLVGGGPWRARLEARARQLGLAGRVTFAGLIPPADVPRFTGVMDAVAHLSTREGLARALPQALAAGKPVVAYDCDGAREVCLDGGTGFLVPAGERETVASKLALLCESDELRARLGARGRELVKSEFTVERMVDELHALYLRLALPQPATGNRQPAIP from the coding sequence ATGCGCGTCACCCACGTCATCACACGCCTGATTCTCGGCGGCGCGCAAGAAAACACCCTCGCAAGCGTCCTCGGCCTGCGCGCGAAACCCGGGCTGGACGTCCGGCTCATCTCCGGCCCCACCACCGGACCCGAAGGCTCGCTCGAATCCCAGGCCAGCGCCGTGCCCGGCCTGCTCACCCTCGTCCCGGAACTCGTCCGCCCCGTCTCCCCCGCGAGCGACTGGCTGGCGCTTCGACACCTCACGAACATTTTTCGCGAGACGAAACCCGACATCGTCCACACGCACAGCGGGAAGGCCGGGATTCTCGGCCGGTCCGCGGCGAGACGCGCGGGCGTGCCGGTGATCATCCACACCATTCACGGCCCGTCGTTCGGCCCGTGGCAGGGCGCGTTTGCCAACCTCGCATTCAAGTCCGCCGAACGATACGCGGCCCGGGCCACCACGCACTTTGTCAGCGTGGCCGACGCGATGTCGCGCCAATACCTCGCCGCGGGCATCGGGAGGCCGGAGCAGTTCACGCGCATCGTGAGCGGCTTCGATCTCGCGCCCTTCCTCGCCGCGACCAACGACCCGCGACTGCGCGCCCGGCTCGGCCTCGCCCCCGGAGACTTCGTCGTCGGCATGATCGCCCGGCTCACGGAACTCAAGGGGCACGATGACTTGTTCGACCTCGCCCCCGGACTTCTGGCCCGGTGCCCGCGGGTCAAACTCCTGCTCGTCGGCGGCGGCCCCTGGCGCGCACGGCTGGAAGCACGCGCCCGGCAACTCGGGCTTGCCGGACGCGTCACCTTCGCCGGGCTCATCCCGCCCGCGGACGTGCCGCGCTTCACGGGCGTGATGGATGCGGTGGCGCACCTCTCGACTCGCGAAGGGCTGGCGCGCGCGCTGCCGCAGGCGCTCGCCGCCGGCAAACCCGTGGTGGCCTACGACTGCGACGGCGCGCGCGAGGTGTGCCTCGATGGCGGGACGGGTTTCCTCGTGCCCGCGGGCGAGCGCGAGACGGTCGCATCCAAGCTCGCGCTACTGTGCGAGAGCGACGAACTCCGCGCGCGGCTCGGCGCGCGCGGCCGCGAACTGGTCAAATCCGAATTCACCGTCGAGCGCATGGTGGATGAACTGCACGCCCTCTACTTGCGACTCGCGCTTCCGCAACCGGCAACCGGCAACCGGCAACCGGCAATCCCATGA
- a CDS encoding DUF4870 domain-containing protein has product MNTPPMNDAEVRRWNMLCHLTALLGLIIPVGGNIVGPLVIWQLKKNEIPSTDLHGKAAVNFQITVSLAMLAMGVITMISFFLCIGWLIAPLFLVIWWGGLILSTIAGIQANDGKDFKYPWSLKIIP; this is encoded by the coding sequence ATGAACACGCCGCCGATGAACGACGCCGAAGTCCGCCGCTGGAACATGCTCTGCCACCTTACCGCACTGCTCGGCTTGATCATCCCCGTCGGCGGAAACATCGTCGGCCCGCTCGTCATCTGGCAGCTCAAGAAGAACGAAATCCCCTCCACGGACCTCCACGGGAAGGCTGCCGTGAATTTTCAAATCACCGTCTCACTTGCCATGCTCGCCATGGGCGTCATCACCATGATCTCGTTCTTCCTCTGCATCGGCTGGCTCATCGCGCCCCTGTTCCTCGTGATCTGGTGGGGCGGACTGATTCTCTCGACGATCGCGGGCATCCAGGCGAATGACGGCAAGGATTTCAAGTATCCGTGGAGCTTGAAAATCATCCCGTGA